One Bradyrhizobium manausense DNA segment encodes these proteins:
- a CDS encoding alpha/beta hydrolase, producing MTSAISDAVLDFIELGEGSSARRIAVRHRAGQGSGQGPGVVWLGGFKSDMQGGKAVALDGWAGEHGRAAVRFDYSGHGESSGDFADGTIGSWLEDSVAVFERFCTGPQILIGSSMGGWMALLLAREIRKRQEKQQAKASLAGLVLIAPAPDFTEELMWKNFSPDVKKEIETKGFWLRPSEYGDGTPYPITRKLIEEGRNHLVLGSAIDLGCPVRILQGAQDPDVPWQHAFALTHRLPADDVVLTMIQDGDHRLSRPQDIARILAAVAEIG from the coding sequence ATGACCTCAGCAATTTCCGATGCCGTGCTCGACTTCATCGAATTGGGCGAGGGCTCCTCGGCGCGCAGGATCGCGGTGCGCCACCGCGCCGGCCAAGGATCTGGTCAAGGGCCCGGCGTGGTCTGGCTCGGCGGCTTCAAATCCGACATGCAGGGCGGCAAGGCGGTGGCGCTGGACGGCTGGGCCGGCGAGCATGGCCGTGCCGCCGTCCGGTTCGACTATTCCGGCCATGGCGAATCCAGCGGCGATTTCGCCGACGGAACCATCGGAAGCTGGCTCGAGGACAGCGTCGCGGTGTTCGAGCGGTTCTGCACCGGTCCGCAAATTTTGATCGGCTCCTCCATGGGCGGCTGGATGGCGCTGCTGCTCGCGCGCGAGATCAGGAAGCGTCAGGAAAAGCAGCAAGCCAAAGCCTCGCTTGCGGGCCTGGTGCTGATTGCGCCGGCGCCCGACTTCACTGAAGAACTGATGTGGAAGAACTTTTCGCCCGACGTGAAGAAGGAGATCGAGACCAAGGGCTTTTGGCTCAGGCCATCCGAATATGGCGACGGCACGCCCTATCCGATCACGCGCAAGCTGATCGAGGAGGGCCGCAACCATCTCGTGCTCGGCAGCGCCATCGATCTCGGTTGCCCCGTCCGCATTCTGCAAGGCGCGCAGGATCCCGATGTGCCGTGGCAGCATGCCTTCGCACTGACGCACCGCCTGCCGGCCGACGACGTCGTGCTCACCATG
- the infC gene encoding translation initiation factor IF-3 — protein MRRPNRAPPVASKDGPRINDDIRNAQIQLIDQTGENKGTVETMMAIKMAQEAGMDLVEISPNVSPPVCKIMDYGKYKYSAQKKAAEARKRQKTVEIKEIKLRPMIDDHDYDVKMRAMLRFFEEGDKVKITLRYRGREMAHQEIGTKLLDKIKTDVAELAKVEQDARFEGRQVVMVLAPR, from the coding sequence ATTCGCCGTCCCAATAGAGCCCCGCCCGTTGCCAGCAAAGACGGGCCGCGCATCAATGATGATATTCGCAACGCGCAGATCCAGCTGATCGATCAGACCGGTGAAAACAAAGGCACGGTCGAGACGATGATGGCCATCAAGATGGCCCAGGAAGCCGGCATGGATCTGGTTGAGATTTCGCCAAATGTCAGCCCTCCCGTCTGCAAGATCATGGACTACGGGAAGTATAAGTATTCCGCGCAGAAGAAAGCCGCCGAAGCCCGCAAGCGTCAGAAGACCGTCGAGATCAAGGAGATCAAGCTCCGTCCGATGATCGACGACCACGACTATGACGTGAAGATGCGCGCGATGCTGCGGTTCTTCGAGGAAGGCGACAAGGTCAAGATCACCCTGCGTTATCGCGGCCGCGAAATGGCGCACCAGGAGATCGGCACCAAACTGCTGGACAAGATCAAGACCGACGTTGCCGAGCTCGCCAAGGTTGAGCAGGACGCCCGGTTCGAAGGCCGCCAGGTCGTCATGGTGCTGGCGCCGCGCTGA